From a region of the Hippopotamus amphibius kiboko isolate mHipAmp2 chromosome 3, mHipAmp2.hap2, whole genome shotgun sequence genome:
- the RNH1 gene encoding ribonuclease inhibitor isoform X2, giving the protein MKLDIQCEQLSDARWTELLPLIQQYEVVRLDDCGLTEVRCKDISSALRANPSLTELSLRTNELGDGGVRLVLQGLQGPTCKIQKLSLQNCCLTEAGCGVLPGVLRSLPTLRELHLSDNPLGDTGLRLLCEGLLDPQCHLEKLQLEYCNLTATACEPLAAVLRATRDLKELVVSNNDIGEAGVRVLCRGLADSACQLEALKLENCGLTPANCKDLCGIVASQASLNELDLGSNPLGDVGLAELCPGLLSPGSRLKTLWLWECDITASGCRDLCRVLQAKETLKELSLAGNNLGDEGAQLVCESLLQPGCQLESLWVKSCSLTATCCPHLGSVLTQNKRLLELQLSSNPLGDAGVQVLCQALGQPDSRLRVLWLGDCDMTDGACGGLASLLLANHSLRELDLSNNGLGDPGVLQLLGSLEQPGCALEQLVLYDIYWTEAVEERLRALEGSKPGLRVIS; this is encoded by the exons ATGAAGCTCGACATCCAGTGTGAGCAGCTGAGCGACGCCCGGTGGACCGAGCTCCTGCCTCTGATCCAGCAGTACGAGGTGGTCAG GTTGGACGACTGTGGCCTCACGGAGGTGCGGTGCAAGGACATCAGTTCCGCGCTCCGGGCCAACCCCTCCCTGACGGAGCTCAGCCTCCGCACCAACGAGCTGGGCGACGGGGGCGTGCGCCTGGTGCTCCAGGGCCTGCAGGGCCCCACCTGCAAGATCCAGAAGCTCAG cctccagaactgctgCCTGACGGAGGCTGGCTGCGGGGTCCTGCCCGGCGTGCTGCGCTCCCTGCCCACCCTGCGGGAGCTGCACCTCAGCGACAACCCGCTGGGGGACACCGGCCTGCGGCTGCTCTGCGAGGGGCTCCTGGACCCCCAGTGCCACttggagaagctgca GCTGGAGTACTGCAACCTGACAGCCACCGCCTGCGAGCCCCTGGCCGCGGTTCTCAGGGCCACGCGGGACCTGAAGGAGCTCGTGGTGAGCAACAACGACATCGGCGAGGCCGGCGTCCGGGTGCTGTGCCGGGGCCTGGCGGACTCAGCCTGCCAGCTGGAAGCGCTCAA GCTGGAGAACTGCGGCCTCACGCCGGCCAACTGCAAGGACCTGTGCGGGATCGTGGCCTCCCAGGCCTCGCTGAATGAGCTGGACCTGGGCAGCAACCCGCTGGGTGACGTGGGCCTCGCAGAGCTGTGCCCTGGGCTGCTGAGCCCCGGCTCCCGGCTCAAGACcctgtg GCTCTGGGAGTGTGACATCACCGCCAGCGGCTGCAGAGACCTCTGCCGCGTCCTCCAGGCCAAGGAGACCCTGAAGGAGCTGAGCCTGGCGGGCAACAACCTGGGGGATGAGGGCGCCCAGCTGGTGTGCGAGAGCCTGCTGCAGCCTGGCTGCCAGCTGGAGTCCCTGTG GGTGAAGTCCTGCAGCCTCACGGCCACCTGCTGCCCCCACCTGGGCTCGGTGCTGACCCAGAACAAACGTCTCCTGGAGCTGCAGCTGAGCAGCAACCCACTGGGCGATGCGGGCGTCCAGGtgctgtgccaggccctgggccagccAGACTCCAGGCTGCGGGTGCTCTG GCTGGGGGACTGCGACATGACGGACGGTGCCTGTGGTGGCCTGGCCTCGCTCCTGCTGGCCAACCACAGCCTGCGCGAGCTGGACCTGAGTAACAACGGCCTGGGTGACCCCGGCGTCCTGCAGCTGCTGGGCAGCCTGGAGCAGCCCGGCTGCGCCCTGGAGCAGTTGGT CCTGTACGACATCTACTGGACGGAGGCGGTGGAGGAGCGCCTGCGGGCCCTGGAGGGGAGCAAGCCCGGCCTGCGGGTCATCTCCTGA
- the RNH1 gene encoding ribonuclease inhibitor isoform X1 — MRSLGRARVLVAAALGGPAPRRGHTLRPTMKLDIQCEQLSDARWTELLPLIQQYEVVRLDDCGLTEVRCKDISSALRANPSLTELSLRTNELGDGGVRLVLQGLQGPTCKIQKLSLQNCCLTEAGCGVLPGVLRSLPTLRELHLSDNPLGDTGLRLLCEGLLDPQCHLEKLQLEYCNLTATACEPLAAVLRATRDLKELVVSNNDIGEAGVRVLCRGLADSACQLEALKLENCGLTPANCKDLCGIVASQASLNELDLGSNPLGDVGLAELCPGLLSPGSRLKTLWLWECDITASGCRDLCRVLQAKETLKELSLAGNNLGDEGAQLVCESLLQPGCQLESLWVKSCSLTATCCPHLGSVLTQNKRLLELQLSSNPLGDAGVQVLCQALGQPDSRLRVLWLGDCDMTDGACGGLASLLLANHSLRELDLSNNGLGDPGVLQLLGSLEQPGCALEQLVLYDIYWTEAVEERLRALEGSKPGLRVIS; from the exons ATGCGGAGCCTGGGGCGGGCGCGGGTGTTGGTGGCGGCGGCCCTGGGCGGCCCCGCGCCCCGCAGAG GACACACTCTGCGTCCCACCATGAAGCTCGACATCCAGTGTGAGCAGCTGAGCGACGCCCGGTGGACCGAGCTCCTGCCTCTGATCCAGCAGTACGAGGTGGTCAG GTTGGACGACTGTGGCCTCACGGAGGTGCGGTGCAAGGACATCAGTTCCGCGCTCCGGGCCAACCCCTCCCTGACGGAGCTCAGCCTCCGCACCAACGAGCTGGGCGACGGGGGCGTGCGCCTGGTGCTCCAGGGCCTGCAGGGCCCCACCTGCAAGATCCAGAAGCTCAG cctccagaactgctgCCTGACGGAGGCTGGCTGCGGGGTCCTGCCCGGCGTGCTGCGCTCCCTGCCCACCCTGCGGGAGCTGCACCTCAGCGACAACCCGCTGGGGGACACCGGCCTGCGGCTGCTCTGCGAGGGGCTCCTGGACCCCCAGTGCCACttggagaagctgca GCTGGAGTACTGCAACCTGACAGCCACCGCCTGCGAGCCCCTGGCCGCGGTTCTCAGGGCCACGCGGGACCTGAAGGAGCTCGTGGTGAGCAACAACGACATCGGCGAGGCCGGCGTCCGGGTGCTGTGCCGGGGCCTGGCGGACTCAGCCTGCCAGCTGGAAGCGCTCAA GCTGGAGAACTGCGGCCTCACGCCGGCCAACTGCAAGGACCTGTGCGGGATCGTGGCCTCCCAGGCCTCGCTGAATGAGCTGGACCTGGGCAGCAACCCGCTGGGTGACGTGGGCCTCGCAGAGCTGTGCCCTGGGCTGCTGAGCCCCGGCTCCCGGCTCAAGACcctgtg GCTCTGGGAGTGTGACATCACCGCCAGCGGCTGCAGAGACCTCTGCCGCGTCCTCCAGGCCAAGGAGACCCTGAAGGAGCTGAGCCTGGCGGGCAACAACCTGGGGGATGAGGGCGCCCAGCTGGTGTGCGAGAGCCTGCTGCAGCCTGGCTGCCAGCTGGAGTCCCTGTG GGTGAAGTCCTGCAGCCTCACGGCCACCTGCTGCCCCCACCTGGGCTCGGTGCTGACCCAGAACAAACGTCTCCTGGAGCTGCAGCTGAGCAGCAACCCACTGGGCGATGCGGGCGTCCAGGtgctgtgccaggccctgggccagccAGACTCCAGGCTGCGGGTGCTCTG GCTGGGGGACTGCGACATGACGGACGGTGCCTGTGGTGGCCTGGCCTCGCTCCTGCTGGCCAACCACAGCCTGCGCGAGCTGGACCTGAGTAACAACGGCCTGGGTGACCCCGGCGTCCTGCAGCTGCTGGGCAGCCTGGAGCAGCCCGGCTGCGCCCTGGAGCAGTTGGT CCTGTACGACATCTACTGGACGGAGGCGGTGGAGGAGCGCCTGCGGGCCCTGGAGGGGAGCAAGCCCGGCCTGCGGGTCATCTCCTGA
- the PTDSS2 gene encoding phosphatidylserine synthase 2 isoform X6 has translation MSSESSFCGSEPCEPYWRFWLCVSVVYELFLIFILFQTVQDGRQFLKYLDPRLGVPLPERDYGGNCLIYDADNKTDPFHNVWDKLDGFVPAHFIGWYLKTLMIRDWWMCTIVSVMFEFLEYSLEHQLPNFSECWWDHWIMDVLVCNGLGIYCGMKTLEWLSLKTYKWQGLWNIPTYKGKMKRIAFQFTPYSWVRFEWKPASSLRRWLAVCGIILVVRPAAPRAWPLGRGRPPPTLLCPQFLLAELNTFYLKFVLWMPPEHYLVLLRLVFFVNVGGVAMREIYDFMDDPTLHKKLGQQAWLVAAITATELLIVVKYDPHTLTLSLPFYIAQCWTLGSVLALTWTVWRFFLRDITLRYKETRRQKQQSRDDQGRADGAVDGGVDSRPPGPDDPSGPEEAESEGAPAPH, from the exons CTTACTGGAGGTTCTGGCTCTGCGTTAGTGTGGTCTACGAGCTGTTTCTCATCTTTATACTCTTCCAG ACTGTCCAGGACGGCCGCCAGTTTCTGAAGTACCTCGACCCCAGGTTGGGGGTCCCACTGCCAGAGAGGGACTATGGGGGAAACTGCCTTATCTATGACGCAGACAACAAGACCGACCCCTTCCACAACGTCTGG GACAAGCTGGATGGCTTTGTGCCCGCACATTTCATTGGCTGGTACCTGAAG ACCCTGATGATCCGCGACTGGTGGATGTGCACGATCGTGAGCGTGATGTTCGAGTTCCTGGAGTACAGCCTGGAGCACCAGCTGCCCAACTTCAGCGAGTGCTGGTGGGACCAC TGGATCATGGACGTGCTCGTCTGCAACGGGCTGGGCATCTACTGCGGCATGAAGACCCTCGAGTGGCTGTCCCTAAAGACGTACAAGTGGCAGGGCCTCTGGAACATTCCGACCTACAA GGGCAAGATGAAGCGGATCGCCTTCCAGTTCACGCCCTACAGCTGGGTGCGCTTCGAGTGGAAGCCGGCCTCCAGCCTGCGGCGCTGGCTGGCCGTGTGCGGCATCATCCTGGTGGTAAGGCCAGCGGCCCCCCGCGCGTGGCCCCTGGGGCGTgggcgccccccccccaccctcctctgcccccagTTTCTGTTGGCAGAGCTGAACACCTTCTACCTGAAGTTCGTGCTGTGGATGCCCCCTGAGCACTACCTGGTTCTCCTGCGGCTTGTCTTCTTCGTCAACGTGGGCGGTGTGGCCATGCGGGAGATCTACGACTTCATGGACGACCC aACACTGCACAAGAAGCTGGGCCAGCAGGCCTGGCTGGTGGCGGCCATCACGGCCACGGAGCTGCTTATCGTGGTGAAGTACGACCCACATACGCTCACGCTGTCGCTGCCCTTCTACATCGCACAGTGCTGGACGCTCGGCTCCGTGCTCGCCCTCACCTGGACCGTCTGGCGCTTCTTCCTGCG GGACATCACCCTGAGGTACAAGGAGACGCGGCGGCAGAAGCAGCAGAGCAGGGACGACCAGGGGAGGGCCGACGGCGCCGTGGACGGCGGTGTGGACAGTCGCCCACCCGGGCCTGACGACCCCTCGGGGCCGGAGGAAGCCGAGAGCGAGGGGGCGCCGGCTCCGCACTGA